GCATAGGCGGCGCGGTCATCTTCCGCGCTGGCGCTGTCACGGGTACCGCCACGTGCCTGGGCGGTCTGGCGCTCACCCTGCTCAATGGAGGCTTCTGCCAGCGCATTGATGCGGGTATCCAGATCCAGATAGCGCTCGCGTTCGGCACGGCGGCCGGATTCGAGCTCGTGTTGCAACTCTTCTACACGCCCTTGCAGGCGCTGAATCTCGTCTTCCATCTGGCTCATCTGCTGCATCAGCAGCATCAGGCCATCCTGGGGCACGGCCTGACCGCCACTGCCAGCGCCCTGATGGGGCGGTGCGGGGCTGCCGGACTGCGGCCGCGGATAGACGCGATCCTCAACGGATAAAGGCCCGGTCGGGGGCTGCGCGAACGCAGCCCCCGCCAGGCTACCGATAACCAGACCTGCGAGCAGGCGTTTCATCGGTGTCAGCACGACCTTACGGACGGCCAGCGGTGTAGTTCAGCTCTACACGGCGGTTCTTGGCCCAGGACATTTCGTCAGAGCCACGCGCTGCCGGCTTCTCTTCGCCGTAGCTGACGGTCTCGATCTGGGAAGCAGACACGCCCTGTACACGCAGGAACTGCTCAACGGCCTTGGAACGACGCTCGCCCAGGGCAACGTTGTACTCGCGGGTGCCGCGCTCGTCAGTGTGACCTTCCAGACGGATGCGCGCGTTGCTGTTGCGCTTCAGGTGGTTGGCGTGGGCGCGCAGGCTGTCGAACGCAGCGGCCGGGACTTCAGAGCGGTCAAACGCGAAGTAGATGACGCGGGTGTTGGTGGTGCCGTCATAGTGAGACGGATGGTTGTGGTAACCCTCGGCAGTCAGCGGAATGTGGCTGTAATCCGGGCGCGTCGGCTCGGCCGGGGTCACCGGACGGGTGTCAGCGTCACGCTCGACCTGCTGGTCGGTAGCGGAGGTGTCGTCCTCGGTCGGCGTGCTGGAGCAGGCTACCAGCATTGCAGACGCGATCAGAGCGACTGAAAAACGGCTAAAGATGGATGAAGCGCGCATGTCTAGAACTCCTGTTATTACCCATTGGTAGGTCCGAAAAAAACCCTTTGTCAGAGGAACGGCGACCACGCCGGTTCCCTCACTTCCCCTTCCTTCGATGGCAGCCTTACACGAACCCTGCCATCGATGGATACGGCTTCGAGGACACCTGCCCCCCCCTG
This region of Isoalcanivorax indicus genomic DNA includes:
- the pal gene encoding peptidoglycan-associated lipoprotein Pal, translating into MRASSIFSRFSVALIASAMLVACSSTPTEDDTSATDQQVERDADTRPVTPAEPTRPDYSHIPLTAEGYHNHPSHYDGTTNTRVIYFAFDRSEVPAAAFDSLRAHANHLKRNSNARIRLEGHTDERGTREYNVALGERRSKAVEQFLRVQGVSASQIETVSYGEEKPAARGSDEMSWAKNRRVELNYTAGRP
- the ybgF gene encoding tol-pal system protein YbgF, translated to MKRLLAGLVIGSLAGAAFAQPPTGPLSVEDRVYPRPQSGSPAPPHQGAGSGGQAVPQDGLMLLMQQMSQMEDEIQRLQGRVEELQHELESGRRAERERYLDLDTRINALAEASIEQGERQTAQARGGTRDSASAEDDRAAYAAAREKLLGRQFEEAGKAFEGYLSDYPKGQFRPFAHFWLGEIYRSRSTPDRDKAMQQFRIVVDEYPDHSQVPAALYKLATLQAETGDTNRARVTLNRIIRQYEDSSEARLARSMLEQLGDNS